The following are encoded together in the Deltaproteobacteria bacterium genome:
- a CDS encoding HU family DNA-binding protein, protein MTKAELVEAVRADAGIGKGQAEAAVEAFLGAVTKSLKKGEKLTLTGFGTFSVSNRKARTGRNPQTGETIKIKAAKVPKFSAGKALKEAVGGKKK, encoded by the coding sequence ATGACGAAGGCGGAACTGGTCGAAGCTGTTCGCGCGGACGCGGGGATCGGGAAAGGACAGGCGGAGGCGGCCGTCGAGGCGTTCCTCGGCGCGGTCACCAAGAGCCTCAAGAAGGGGGAGAAGCTCACCCTCACCGGCTTCGGGACGTTCAGCGTCAGCAACCGGAAGGCCCGCACGGGGCGCAATCCCCAGACCGGCGAAACCATCAAGATCAAGGCGGCCAAGGTTCCCAAGTTCAGCGCGGGAAAGGCCCTCAAGGAAGCGGTTGGCGGGAAGAAGAAGTAA
- a CDS encoding universal stress protein: protein MFSKILLPSDFSECSAEAARAARRLAEHFGSRLTVLHVLDEPAAFDPMFRGEVPVELLRGRMEQYAREGMERFVDTHFRGIPDVATLTASGVPYREIIKTARETGAGLIVIGTHGRTGVEHVIFGSTAEKVIRMAPCPVLSVRQGDREFVHP from the coding sequence ATGTTCTCGAAGATCCTGTTGCCCTCCGACTTCTCCGAGTGCTCCGCCGAGGCGGCCCGCGCGGCGCGCCGGCTGGCGGAGCATTTCGGGTCCCGCCTGACCGTGCTGCACGTCCTCGACGAACCGGCCGCGTTCGACCCGATGTTCCGCGGCGAGGTGCCGGTGGAGCTGCTCCGCGGCCGGATGGAGCAGTACGCCCGGGAGGGGATGGAGCGGTTCGTGGACACCCATTTCCGGGGGATCCCGGACGTCGCGACCTTGACCGCCTCCGGCGTTCCGTACCGGGAGATCATCAAGACGGCGCGGGAGACGGGGGCGGGGCTGATCGTCATCGGCACGCACGGCCGCACCGGCGTCGAGCACGTGATCTTCGGCAGCACGGCGGAGAAGGTGATCCGCATGGCGCCGTGTCCCGTGCTGTCGGTCCGCCAGGGCGACCGGGAGTTCGTCCACCCGTGA
- the eno gene encoding phosphopyruvate hydratase codes for MTMIIDVHGRQVLDSRGNPTVEVEVLLESGAEGRAIVPSGASTGTREAVELRDGDPKRYMGKSVEKAVRNVNQVIAPKVLGFDAVDQALVDRTLIDLDGTENKGKLGANAILGVSMAVARAAADACGLPLYRYLGGVGGCTLPVPMMNILNGGSHADNNVDIQEFMAMPVGAKSFSGALRMGAETFHNLKKVLKGRGLNTNVGDEGGFAPLLRSNAEAIEVILEAVTKAGYSPGKDICIALDAAASEFGEKGKYVFRKSDGSKRDAAQMVRFYEDLCRQYPIISIEDGFSEDDWAGWKMFTDAMGKKIQIVGDDVFVTNPKILRKGIEKGVANSILIKLNQVGTVTETVEAIETAKRAGWTAVVSHRSGETEDTTIADLVVGLSTGQIKTGSASRTDRVAKYNQLLRIEEELGPVARFDGRGVFYNI; via the coding sequence ATGACGATGATCATCGATGTGCACGGAAGGCAGGTCCTCGATTCCCGCGGGAATCCCACGGTCGAGGTCGAGGTGCTGCTGGAGTCCGGGGCGGAGGGGCGCGCCATCGTTCCCTCGGGAGCGTCCACGGGGACCCGCGAGGCGGTCGAGCTGCGGGACGGCGACCCGAAGCGGTATATGGGAAAGAGCGTGGAGAAGGCGGTCCGCAACGTGAACCAGGTGATCGCGCCGAAGGTCCTGGGCTTCGACGCCGTGGACCAGGCGCTGGTCGACCGGACGCTGATCGACCTGGACGGCACGGAGAACAAGGGGAAGCTCGGCGCCAACGCGATCCTCGGCGTTTCGATGGCGGTCGCCCGCGCGGCGGCCGACGCGTGCGGCCTTCCGCTGTACCGGTACCTCGGCGGGGTCGGCGGATGCACCCTGCCGGTCCCGATGATGAACATCCTGAACGGCGGCTCCCACGCGGACAACAACGTCGACATCCAGGAGTTCATGGCGATGCCCGTGGGGGCGAAGAGCTTCTCCGGCGCGCTGCGGATGGGGGCGGAGACGTTCCACAACCTGAAGAAGGTCCTGAAAGGCAGGGGGCTGAACACGAACGTCGGCGACGAGGGGGGCTTCGCGCCGCTGCTCCGTTCGAACGCCGAGGCGATCGAGGTCATCCTCGAGGCGGTGACGAAGGCCGGGTACTCGCCGGGGAAGGACATCTGCATCGCCCTCGACGCGGCCGCCTCGGAGTTCGGGGAAAAGGGGAAGTACGTCTTCCGGAAGTCGGACGGGTCGAAGCGCGACGCGGCGCAGATGGTGAGGTTCTACGAGGACCTCTGCCGCCAGTACCCGATCATCTCCATCGAGGACGGCTTCTCGGAGGACGACTGGGCCGGGTGGAAGATGTTCACCGACGCGATGGGGAAGAAGATCCAGATCGTCGGGGACGACGTCTTCGTCACGAACCCGAAGATCCTCCGGAAGGGGATCGAAAAGGGCGTGGCCAATTCGATCCTCATCAAGCTGAACCAGGTCGGGACGGTGACCGAGACGGTCGAGGCGATCGAGACGGCCAAGCGCGCCGGGTGGACCGCCGTCGTATCGCACCGGTCCGGGGAGACGGAGGACACCACGATCGCGGACCTGGTCGTGGGGCTCTCCACCGGGCAGATCAAGACCGGATCCGCGTCGCGGACCGACCGGGTCGCCAAGTACAACCAGCTGCTGCGGATCGAGGAGGAGCTGGGGCCGGTGGCCCGCTTCGACGGGAGGGGAGTGTTCTATAATATCTGA
- a CDS encoding response regulator — translation MPPREPRQSVLVLSNDPSVRDMLANLLADEGYRVALAGSGTEALKIAANSVQDFALVELFLPDYSGVEFKRRLSRVSPKTRVVVVSSFTTIRSSDDVLRFGSSDFILDQREILELLRAAGEARTAAVPAPPDDQRFERLKKCLIETVDVMVGLLEVNDPFFGGNSHITMEYARSIAEEMKLDPETIDEIVVGSLLHDIGRVGIKSDILVGKREISESEYKTVRSHCENGAKIIEAVDFPWKVKPIIIHHHERYDGKGYPSGLKGREIPIGARILAVVDAFAAMTAHRPYRSRSLTKDEAIQELHKNVGTQFDPEVVEMFTSVVDRKFFFRGMGPKPRILMVDDEVDYLTLLKLKLVNEGFDVTAVDSAEEGLAAIEKDPPDLIVADVLMPGIDGLEMFRRIRASEAAWAETPLVFISGKDDPQTKVDALHLGAEDFLVKPVDLKVLAARIRNIIRRDAKWRKGGAGSAPASGVVGDLKNLSVPDIVQTLHLGLKTACVSVKGKSGEGRIYFENGRIRHSELGNLSGEAAFYEMLRWQEGPFVIAHGQTTKLRTIEMDEMQLMMEGLRRLDEEKKEEPAG, via the coding sequence TTGCCGCCCCGCGAACCGCGCCAGTCGGTCCTGGTCTTGAGCAACGACCCGTCGGTGCGGGACATGCTCGCGAACCTCCTCGCGGACGAAGGGTACCGCGTGGCCCTCGCCGGGTCCGGGACGGAGGCGCTCAAGATCGCGGCCAACTCGGTCCAGGACTTCGCCCTCGTGGAGCTGTTCCTGCCGGACTACTCCGGGGTGGAGTTCAAGCGCCGCCTCTCGCGCGTCTCCCCGAAGACCCGCGTGGTCGTGGTGTCCTCGTTCACGACGATCCGCAGCTCCGACGACGTCCTCCGGTTCGGCTCCTCCGACTTCATCCTCGACCAGCGGGAGATCCTCGAGCTGCTCCGCGCGGCGGGGGAGGCGCGCACCGCCGCCGTCCCCGCGCCTCCGGACGACCAGCGGTTCGAGCGGCTGAAGAAGTGCCTGATCGAGACGGTCGACGTGATGGTCGGGCTGCTCGAGGTGAACGACCCGTTCTTCGGCGGAAACTCCCACATCACGATGGAGTACGCCCGCTCGATCGCCGAGGAGATGAAGCTCGACCCCGAGACGATCGACGAGATCGTGGTCGGGTCGCTCCTCCACGACATCGGCAGGGTCGGGATCAAGAGCGACATCCTCGTCGGGAAGCGGGAGATCTCCGAATCCGAGTACAAGACGGTCCGTTCCCACTGCGAGAACGGCGCGAAGATCATCGAGGCGGTCGACTTCCCGTGGAAGGTCAAGCCGATCATCATCCACCACCACGAGCGGTACGACGGCAAGGGGTACCCCAGCGGCCTCAAGGGGCGCGAGATCCCCATCGGCGCGAGGATCCTGGCGGTGGTCGACGCGTTCGCGGCGATGACGGCCCACCGGCCGTACCGCAGCCGCAGCCTCACCAAGGACGAGGCGATCCAGGAGCTCCACAAGAACGTGGGGACCCAGTTCGACCCCGAGGTGGTGGAGATGTTCACCTCCGTGGTCGACCGGAAATTCTTCTTCCGCGGGATGGGCCCCAAGCCCCGCATCCTGATGGTGGACGACGAGGTCGACTACCTCACCCTCCTGAAGCTCAAGCTCGTGAACGAGGGGTTCGACGTGACCGCGGTCGACAGCGCCGAGGAGGGGCTGGCGGCGATCGAGAAGGACCCTCCGGACCTGATCGTGGCCGACGTCCTGATGCCGGGGATCGACGGGCTCGAGATGTTCCGCAGGATCCGCGCCTCGGAAGCGGCCTGGGCCGAGACTCCCCTGGTGTTCATCAGCGGGAAGGACGATCCGCAGACCAAGGTGGACGCCCTCCACCTCGGGGCCGAGGATTTTCTCGTGAAACCGGTGGACCTCAAGGTGCTGGCCGCCCGGATCCGCAACATCATCCGCCGCGACGCCAAGTGGCGCAAGGGAGGGGCGGGGTCCGCCCCGGCGTCGGGGGTGGTGGGGGACCTGAAGAACCTGAGCGTCCCCGACATCGTGCAGACCCTTCACCTGGGCCTGAAGACCGCGTGCGTGAGCGTGAAGGGAAAGTCGGGCGAAGGCAGGATATACTTCGAGAACGGGCGGATCCGCCACTCGGAGCTGGGGAACCTTTCCGGGGAGGCGGCGTTCTACGAGATGCTGCGGTGGCAGGAGGGGCCGTTCGTCATCGCGCACGGCCAGACGACCAAGCTCCGGACGATCGAGATGGACGAGATGCAGCTCATGATGGAGGGGCTGCGGCGTCTCGACGAGGAGAAGAAGGAAGAACCGGCGGGATGA
- a CDS encoding PilZ domain-containing protein yields the protein MTMFRKDRRKRERYNPVATVVFTVRSGKDPSKVSSPVTGTVRDFSPSGMSVITPRIAPDGIHIMYDTLMTFRNRVDATILPEGRPPIRVQGIVAWFRGADTPPGFYIFGMQFDQEAPAIEELRLSGRAGHEPTTDR from the coding sequence ATGACGATGTTCCGGAAAGACCGGAGAAAGAGGGAGCGGTACAATCCAGTGGCCACCGTTGTGTTCACCGTCCGTAGCGGCAAGGATCCCAGCAAGGTCTCATCCCCCGTGACCGGGACCGTCCGGGACTTCTCCCCGTCGGGGATGTCCGTCATCACCCCCCGGATCGCCCCGGACGGCATCCACATCATGTACGACACCCTGATGACCTTCCGGAACCGGGTCGACGCGACGATCCTGCCGGAAGGGAGGCCCCCGATCCGCGTGCAGGGGATCGTGGCCTGGTTCCGCGGCGCGGACACCCCCCCGGGGTTCTACATCTTCGGTATGCAATTCGACCAGGAAGCCCCCGCCATCGAGGAGCTGCGGCTCTCCGGGCGGGCCGGCCACGAGCCGACCACCGATCGTTGA